One window of the Rhizobium sp. ARZ01 genome contains the following:
- a CDS encoding DUF992 domain-containing protein, with translation MKAKMSAIAALSVAQIIASSVSAADLVPAPQAPAYVEPDAADGVKIGMLSCDVGGGLGYVLGSAKSVDCVFSSTRGTQDRYSGVIRKMGVDIGFTTRGRLAWAVFAPTAGYHRGSLGGVYQGATAEATVGAGIGANILVGGTSGSIQLQTVSVTGQLGLNVAATGTSVTLTPQG, from the coding sequence CGAGCGTGTCGGCGGCGGACCTTGTGCCCGCGCCGCAGGCCCCTGCCTACGTCGAACCTGACGCTGCCGACGGGGTGAAAATCGGCATGCTCAGCTGCGATGTTGGCGGCGGCCTGGGCTACGTGCTTGGATCGGCGAAGTCCGTCGATTGCGTGTTTAGTTCGACCCGCGGCACACAGGACCGCTACAGCGGCGTGATCCGCAAGATGGGCGTCGACATCGGCTTTACCACGCGCGGGCGGCTGGCCTGGGCCGTGTTCGCGCCCACCGCCGGCTATCATCGCGGCTCGCTCGGCGGCGTTTACCAGGGCGCCACGGCCGAGGCGACCGTCGGCGCCGGCATCGGCGCCAACATTCTGGTTGGCGGCACATCCGGTTCGATCCAGTTGCAGACGGTCAGCGTGACGGGCCAACTCGGCCTGAACGTCGCCGCGACCGGAACCTCCGTCACGCTCACGCCGCAGGGTTAG
- a CDS encoding ABC transporter substrate-binding protein has protein sequence MERGSTFLVAPAVTIALLTSISISSAAPSDEILAAAKKEGRLTVMALPRDWCQYGRIIDAFKAKYGLAVDELKPDAASSEELDAIRAARDNGDPEAPDVIDIGLSFAPSAKAEGLMQPYKVSAWATIPGEAKDAEGYWYGDYYGLLAFEVNADRVSRLPTDWADLTAPEYKGSVGISGALGSNHAVQSVIGAGLSLTNGKIDEAAERGLDFFADLNRRGNFVPIVGSTRSVLDGRTPILIRWDYLALADREAHKDKARIEVVWPRTGLVAGIYVQAISAYARHPNAARLWMEHLYSDDGQLALLGGHCNPIRFDSLLREGKVPASLQERLPKLKDEKSRVRPVFPTAKEQDRAREIILKGWDGIVGVTIECMPPEEADPLPMSLNEQPTLLCAAVQ, from the coding sequence ATGGAACGAGGGTCGACCTTTCTCGTCGCACCGGCAGTGACGATTGCCCTGCTGACATCAATCTCGATCAGTAGCGCCGCACCGTCGGACGAGATTCTGGCCGCTGCCAAAAAAGAGGGCCGGCTCACCGTGATGGCCCTGCCCCGCGACTGGTGCCAGTATGGGCGCATCATCGACGCCTTCAAGGCGAAGTACGGGTTGGCCGTTGACGAATTGAAGCCTGACGCCGCCTCCTCCGAAGAGCTCGATGCGATCAGGGCGGCGCGTGATAATGGCGACCCCGAAGCACCTGATGTGATCGACATCGGCCTGTCGTTTGCGCCCTCTGCAAAGGCCGAAGGCCTCATGCAGCCCTACAAGGTCTCGGCCTGGGCGACGATCCCGGGTGAGGCCAAGGATGCGGAAGGCTACTGGTACGGCGACTACTACGGATTGCTCGCCTTCGAGGTCAACGCCGACCGTGTATCCAGACTGCCAACCGATTGGGCCGACTTGACCGCGCCGGAGTACAAAGGGTCCGTCGGCATCTCCGGCGCCCTGGGATCAAACCACGCCGTCCAGAGCGTTATCGGCGCCGGTCTCTCGCTCACGAACGGGAAGATCGATGAGGCAGCTGAGCGCGGCCTGGACTTCTTTGCCGATCTGAACAGGCGCGGCAATTTCGTGCCGATTGTCGGCAGCACCCGAAGCGTTCTCGACGGTCGCACGCCCATTCTCATTCGTTGGGACTATCTCGCGCTTGCCGATCGCGAGGCGCACAAGGACAAGGCGCGCATCGAGGTCGTCTGGCCGCGGACCGGCCTCGTCGCCGGCATCTATGTGCAAGCCATCAGCGCGTATGCCCGGCACCCGAACGCAGCCCGGCTCTGGATGGAGCATCTCTATTCGGACGATGGACAACTGGCCCTTTTGGGCGGTCATTGCAATCCTATCCGGTTTGACAGCCTTCTTCGCGAGGGGAAGGTCCCGGCAAGCCTGCAGGAGCGGCTGCCGAAATTGAAGGATGAAAAGAGCCGGGTCCGGCCGGTCTTCCCAACGGCGAAAGAACAGGATCGGGCAAGAGAGATTATCCTCAAGGGCTGGGACGGCATCGTCGGCGTTACCATCGAATGCATGCCGCCCGAAGAGGCCGATCCGTTGCCGATGTCGCTCAACGAGCAGCCGACGCTGCTCTGTGCTGCCGTTCAATAG